The proteins below are encoded in one region of Clostridium pasteurianum DSM 525 = ATCC 6013:
- a CDS encoding BMP family ABC transporter substrate-binding protein: protein MKKIFTKMAIGTLLLVMLLTGCSSGQSSTSSDSSNKDKKIKVGFLLSGPVTDGGYNYAQDLGRKYLEKETGVETIYKESVPEDTAEVQRVCEDMINQGANVIVGASFGFMDGIQAEAKKHPDIKFLHAGGYKQETNMSNYFGREYEARYLSGIVAGMKTKSNKVGFVGAFPIPEVIRGINAFTLGVRSVNPNATVKVVWTNTWYDPAKEKEAAKALIAQGIDVVGQHQNTPGVQEAAEAAGVFSIGYNTDMSKYAPKANLTSDVFNWGVYYTAQIKEIQAGTWKSSSYWGGIKDGIVDIAPLTANAPQGAKEKVEAAKADIISGKNKIFQGPIKDQKGTVKIKEGSSLTDEQIKSMDWFVEGVDGTIQK from the coding sequence ATGAAAAAAATATTTACTAAGATGGCAATAGGAACATTATTGTTAGTTATGCTTCTGACAGGATGTTCATCAGGTCAAAGCAGCACTTCATCAGATTCATCAAACAAAGACAAAAAAATAAAAGTAGGATTTTTACTTAGTGGTCCTGTAACAGATGGTGGTTATAACTATGCTCAGGATTTGGGAAGAAAATACTTAGAAAAAGAAACTGGAGTAGAGACTATATACAAAGAATCAGTACCAGAAGATACAGCGGAAGTTCAAAGAGTATGTGAAGATATGATAAATCAAGGAGCTAATGTAATAGTAGGTGCAAGTTTTGGATTTATGGATGGAATACAGGCAGAGGCTAAAAAACATCCAGATATAAAATTCCTTCATGCTGGTGGATATAAACAGGAAACAAATATGTCTAACTATTTTGGAAGAGAATATGAAGCAAGATATTTATCAGGAATTGTTGCTGGTATGAAAACTAAGAGCAATAAAGTTGGATTTGTTGGAGCTTTCCCAATACCAGAAGTTATAAGAGGAATAAATGCATTTACTTTAGGTGTTAGATCTGTAAATCCTAATGCTACAGTAAAAGTAGTATGGACAAATACTTGGTATGATCCTGCAAAGGAAAAAGAAGCAGCTAAGGCTTTAATAGCACAGGGTATAGATGTAGTAGGACAACATCAAAACACTCCTGGTGTACAGGAAGCAGCAGAAGCAGCTGGAGTATTTTCTATAGGTTATAACACAGATATGAGCAAATATGCTCCTAAAGCTAATTTAACATCAGATGTATTTAACTGGGGAGTTTACTATACAGCTCAGATAAAAGAAATACAGGCAGGTACATGGAAATCAAGCAGCTATTGGGGCGGAATAAAAGATGGTATTGTAGATATAGCACCACTTACAGCTAATGCACCACAAGGAGCAAAAGAAAAAGTAGAAGCAGCAAAGGCAGATATAATTTCAGGTAAAAATAAAATATTTCAGGGACCAATCAAAGATCAAAAAGGTACTGTAAAAATTAAAGAAGGCAGTTCTTTAACAGATGAACAAATAAAATCTATGGATTGGTTTGTTGAAGGAGTAGATGGAACTATACAAAAATAA
- the upp gene encoding uracil phosphoribosyltransferase, producing MGKAIEIRHPLIIHKLSFIRDKNTPSKNFRELVEEVAMLMAYEVTRDMKMETVEIETPICKMESKRITGKKVAIVPILRAGLGMVEGMLKLIPAAKVGHIGLYRDEKTLQPVEYFCKLPKDIEERDIILTDPMLATGGSAIDAITILKKKGARSIKLMCLIGSPEGVDAVREAHPDVNIYLASIDEKLNEEGYIVPGLGDAGDRLFGTR from the coding sequence ATGGGAAAAGCAATAGAAATAAGACATCCTTTAATAATACACAAGTTGTCTTTTATAAGGGATAAAAATACACCTTCTAAGAATTTTAGAGAATTAGTAGAAGAAGTTGCTATGCTTATGGCTTATGAAGTAACACGAGATATGAAGATGGAAACTGTAGAAATAGAAACCCCTATCTGTAAGATGGAATCTAAGAGAATTACAGGTAAGAAAGTTGCTATAGTTCCAATTTTAAGAGCAGGTCTTGGTATGGTAGAGGGTATGCTTAAACTTATTCCAGCGGCTAAAGTTGGCCATATAGGACTATATAGAGATGAAAAGACTCTTCAGCCAGTAGAATATTTCTGTAAACTTCCTAAGGACATTGAAGAAAGAGATATAATATTGACAGATCCTATGCTTGCAACGGGAGGATCTGCCATTGATGCAATAACTATTCTTAAGAAAAAGGGAGCTAGAAGTATAAAGCTCATGTGTCTTATAGGTTCTCCAGAAGGGGTAGATGCTGTTAGAGAAGCGCATCCAGATGTAAATATATATTTGGCATCAATCGATGAAAAATTGAACGAAGAAGGGTATATAGTTCCAGGGCTTGGAGATGCAGGAGACAGATTGTTCGGAACACGTTAA
- a CDS encoding low molecular weight protein arginine phosphatase: protein MRILFVCTGNTCRSCMAEAIFNKFCNIEGVLAFSAGLSVVPESITSKNSALLVKENLDMDLASRKAVQLTEEMIEEAELILTMTSYMADIIKNKFKQHKSKVYPLNEYVSLGKDITDPYGGDINIYTNTFNDLKESIELLIKKLQDKGID, encoded by the coding sequence TTGAGGATACTTTTTGTTTGTACAGGAAATACCTGTAGAAGTTGTATGGCAGAAGCTATATTCAATAAGTTTTGTAATATAGAAGGAGTTTTAGCTTTTTCGGCAGGACTAAGTGTAGTACCTGAAAGTATTACTTCTAAAAATTCAGCTTTGTTAGTTAAAGAAAATCTAGACATGGATTTAGCGAGTAGAAAAGCAGTTCAGCTTACGGAAGAAATGATTGAAGAGGCGGAGCTTATTCTTACTATGACTTCTTACATGGCTGACATAATTAAAAATAAGTTTAAACAACATAAGTCTAAGGTATATCCTTTAAATGAGTATGTTTCTTTAGGTAAAGATATAACCGATCCTTATGGTGGGGATATCAATATATATACTAATACTTTTAATGATTTAAAGGAAAGTATAGAACTTTTAATTAAAAAATTACAAGATAAAGGTATTGACTAA
- the rpiB gene encoding ribose 5-phosphate isomerase B gives MKIALGSDHAGLSLKKVIIKHLEEKGVEIKDFGTYTEDSCDYPDYAYKVAVQVADNKFHLGILVCGTGIGISIAANKVKGIRAAACSDTFSAHACREHNNANIIALGERVVGPGLAIDIVDAFLQAKFEGGRHEKRINKISEIESK, from the coding sequence ATGAAAATAGCATTAGGCAGTGATCATGCAGGTCTATCCCTTAAAAAAGTAATAATAAAACATTTGGAAGAAAAGGGAGTAGAAATAAAGGATTTTGGTACATATACGGAAGATTCCTGTGATTATCCAGATTATGCATATAAGGTAGCGGTTCAAGTAGCTGATAATAAATTTCATTTGGGTATATTAGTTTGCGGTACTGGAATAGGTATAAGTATTGCGGCCAACAAGGTAAAGGGAATTAGGGCAGCAGCTTGTTCTGATACTTTTTCAGCTCATGCCTGCAGAGAACATAACAATGCCAATATAATTGCTCTTGGAGAACGAGTAGTGGGGCCAGGACTTGCTATAGATATAGTGGATGCTTTTTTACAGGCAAAATTTGAAGGCGGAAGGCATGAAAAAAGAATAAATAAAATTTCTGAAATTGAAAGTAAATAG
- a CDS encoding XdhC family aldehyde oxidoreductase maturation factor, with the protein MKELFNRICDSLEQGEPVVCATIFGSRGSSPRTSGAKMIIFKDKNIFGTVGGGRLESQVLTKSTEIFSSKKNITMHFDLNGLKETDMICGGEVEVLLEYLNPRDVDIYKTSLNSIEKNERAYFITSLNKENLTVNRYLYTYNNENIKGSRGLDRELYDKLKDSLGKKQLKTVDIDSYTYIIESISNNEVLYIFGAGHISEKLAMLTKMVDFKTVVIDDRNTFASRERFPSVDEIMVINSFDEDINIEIDEDTYMVLITRGHASDFKVMKQVLNSKAKYIGMIGSKRKRTEICSKLKAEGYVEEDFLRIHSPVGLEINADTPAEIAVSIAAELIKVRGENK; encoded by the coding sequence ATGAAAGAATTATTTAACAGAATATGTGATTCATTAGAACAGGGAGAACCTGTAGTATGTGCAACTATATTTGGAAGTCGAGGTTCCTCTCCTCGTACTTCAGGTGCTAAAATGATAATATTTAAAGATAAAAATATTTTTGGTACCGTTGGAGGAGGAAGACTTGAATCACAGGTTTTAACCAAATCCACTGAAATATTTAGCAGTAAAAAAAATATTACCATGCATTTTGATTTGAATGGATTAAAAGAAACGGATATGATATGTGGTGGAGAAGTAGAAGTTTTATTAGAATATTTAAATCCAAGGGATGTAGATATCTATAAAACTTCTCTTAATTCTATAGAAAAAAATGAAAGAGCTTATTTTATAACTTCTTTGAATAAAGAAAACCTAACTGTAAATAGGTATCTTTATACTTATAACAATGAAAATATTAAAGGCTCCAGGGGATTAGACAGAGAACTTTATGATAAACTTAAAGATAGCTTAGGTAAAAAACAGTTAAAAACTGTAGATATAGATAGTTATACTTATATTATTGAATCCATATCTAATAATGAAGTGTTATATATTTTTGGAGCTGGACATATATCTGAAAAATTGGCAATGCTCACAAAAATGGTGGATTTTAAAACTGTAGTAATAGATGATAGAAATACCTTTGCCAGTAGAGAGAGATTTCCATCAGTAGATGAAATTATGGTGATAAATTCTTTTGATGAAGATATAAACATTGAAATTGATGAAGATACTTATATGGTTTTGATAACTAGAGGCCATGCATCGGATTTTAAAGTTATGAAACAGGTATTAAATTCAAAAGCTAAATATATAGGAATGATAGGAAGTAAGAGAAAAAGAACAGAAATATGTTCAAAACTTAAAGCTGAAGGATATGTAGAAGAGGATTTTTTAAGGATTCATTCTCCTGTAGGATTGGAAATTAATGCAGATACTCCTGCAGAAATAGCTGTCAGTATAGCGGCAGAGCTCATTAAGGTGAGAGGAGAAAATAAATGA
- a CDS encoding ABC transporter permease, whose protein sequence is MSWLISFLTAAVVAGTPLLFGTLGEIITEKAGHLNLGVEGIMLMGAVIGFIVGFKTGNPILALIAAMAAGAGGALIYAFLTVGLRANQVVSGLTLTIFGSGFSSMVGSKMVGQIAPNSIKNFFQPIDLPILSKIPFVGPIFFTHDVFVYLGYVCAVLLGIYLYKTSKGLNLTAIGENPAAADAASINVNLYKYVHILLGGALSGLGGAYLSLVYVPTWQDNVTAGRGWIAVALVIFAGWNPFKAIIGAFFFGGLDIIGFRLAKPIVSQYLIAAVPYIVTFIILIVVSMRKSKKNAPPNALGNSYFREER, encoded by the coding sequence ATGAGTTGGTTAATTAGTTTTTTAACAGCAGCGGTAGTTGCAGGAACGCCACTACTTTTTGGAACACTTGGAGAAATAATTACAGAAAAAGCAGGTCATTTAAATCTTGGTGTTGAAGGTATAATGCTTATGGGCGCTGTAATTGGATTTATTGTAGGATTTAAGACAGGTAATCCTATTCTTGCATTGATTGCGGCTATGGCAGCCGGTGCAGGCGGTGCACTTATATATGCTTTTTTAACTGTTGGACTTAGAGCAAATCAGGTAGTTTCAGGACTTACACTAACTATTTTTGGAAGCGGATTTTCCAGTATGGTGGGTTCAAAAATGGTTGGACAGATTGCTCCAAATTCTATAAAAAATTTCTTTCAGCCTATTGATCTGCCTATATTATCTAAAATACCATTTGTAGGTCCTATATTTTTTACTCATGATGTATTTGTGTATTTGGGATATGTATGTGCTGTTTTACTTGGAATATATCTGTATAAGACTTCAAAGGGTTTAAATTTAACTGCTATAGGTGAAAATCCTGCAGCGGCAGATGCGGCAAGTATAAATGTTAATTTGTATAAATATGTGCATATATTATTAGGAGGAGCTCTTTCGGGCCTTGGAGGAGCATATTTATCTCTGGTTTATGTACCAACCTGGCAGGATAATGTTACAGCAGGAAGAGGATGGATTGCAGTAGCTCTCGTAATCTTTGCAGGATGGAATCCTTTCAAGGCTATAATAGGTGCGTTTTTCTTCGGTGGATTAGATATAATAGGATTTAGACTTGCAAAACCTATAGTGTCTCAGTATTTGATTGCCGCAGTTCCTTATATAGTAACTTTTATAATACTTATAGTGGTTTCTATGCGAAAATCAAAGAAGAATGCTCCACCAAATGCACTTGGAAATTCTTATTTTAGAGAAGAAAGATAA
- a CDS encoding ABC transporter ATP-binding protein — protein sequence MSSELISVKNITKVFGKVIANSNIDFSVNAGEIHALLGENGAGKSTLMNMLSGVYTPDSGSIFIHGEKVHFSSPKDSIKAGVGMVFQHFKLVESMTARQNILLGQNNKLFIDEKNTSNSINEICEKFGFNIDLDKYVYDMSVGERQNLEILKILYRGADILILDEPTSVFTPQETKKLFNIMNRIKEQGCAVIFITHKLDEVMEVADRITILRKGEAICTVDKKTTNPKNLTELMVGKEMDLFIDRVEYKPGDTVLKVSNLNVLGSDNVKLLKDVNFEIKEGEIFGVAGIAGCGQKELCEAITGICNIESGKIIFKGQDISGKSSKEMMKNNIAIGFIPEDRLGMGLVGSMNIVDNLMLKDYKNQKGLLLNRRPLIEKAKKLVEKLEVKTPGIFYPIRYLSGGNIQKILLGRELSLNPKLIVMAYPVRGLDINTCYTIYNLINEEKQKGNSVLFVGEDLDVLMKLCDRIMVLNSGNVTGILEAKDATKEKLGMLMVSNADKGGDNYDDTAC from the coding sequence ATGAGTTCAGAGTTGATTTCTGTAAAAAACATAACAAAAGTATTTGGAAAAGTTATAGCTAATAGCAATATAGACTTTAGTGTTAATGCGGGAGAAATACATGCACTCTTAGGTGAAAATGGCGCTGGTAAAAGTACTCTTATGAACATGCTGTCAGGAGTTTATACTCCTGATAGCGGTTCTATATTTATTCATGGGGAAAAAGTGCATTTTTCGTCTCCTAAGGATTCAATTAAAGCAGGTGTAGGAATGGTATTTCAGCATTTTAAACTGGTGGAATCAATGACTGCCAGGCAAAATATTTTACTTGGTCAGAATAACAAATTATTTATTGATGAAAAAAATACTTCTAATAGTATAAATGAAATTTGTGAAAAATTTGGGTTCAATATAGACTTAGATAAGTATGTATATGATATGTCTGTAGGAGAAAGACAAAATCTTGAAATTTTAAAAATACTATATAGAGGTGCGGATATTCTTATTTTAGATGAGCCTACTTCTGTGTTTACACCACAGGAAACAAAAAAGTTGTTTAATATAATGAATAGGATTAAAGAACAAGGTTGTGCTGTCATATTTATAACTCATAAATTGGATGAGGTTATGGAAGTAGCAGACAGGATAACTATTCTTAGAAAAGGTGAAGCAATTTGTACAGTGGATAAGAAAACTACCAATCCTAAAAATCTTACTGAGCTTATGGTAGGAAAAGAAATGGATTTGTTCATAGATAGAGTTGAATATAAGCCGGGAGATACAGTTCTTAAGGTTTCAAATTTAAATGTTTTAGGTAGTGATAATGTAAAACTTTTAAAAGATGTAAACTTTGAAATAAAAGAGGGAGAAATATTTGGGGTGGCTGGTATTGCAGGCTGCGGACAAAAAGAACTCTGTGAGGCTATAACCGGCATATGTAATATAGAAAGTGGAAAAATTATATTTAAGGGACAAGATATATCAGGAAAATCTTCAAAGGAAATGATGAAAAATAATATAGCTATTGGATTCATACCAGAGGATAGACTTGGAATGGGACTGGTTGGTTCTATGAATATAGTTGATAATCTTATGCTTAAAGATTATAAGAATCAAAAGGGACTATTATTAAACAGAAGGCCTTTAATAGAAAAAGCAAAGAAGTTAGTAGAAAAATTAGAGGTAAAGACACCGGGAATATTCTATCCTATAAGGTATCTATCTGGTGGTAATATACAAAAAATATTACTGGGAAGGGAGCTTAGTTTGAATCCAAAACTAATTGTAATGGCTTATCCTGTAAGGGGATTAGATATAAATACCTGTTATACAATTTATAATCTTATAAATGAAGAAAAACAAAAGGGAAACTCTGTTTTATTTGTAGGAGAGGATTTAGATGTATTGATGAAACTCTGTGATAGAATAATGGTTTTAAACAGTGGTAATGTTACAGGTATTCTAGAGGCAAAAGATGCTACAAAAGAAAAGCTTGGAATGCTGATGGTATCAAATGCAGATAAGGGCGGTGATAATTATGATGATACGGCTTGCTAA
- a CDS encoding sigma-54 interaction domain-containing protein → MSSILKKIQNTAIQCADILSQVLGVDVEIVDGKLVRIAGTGKYKDAINSSLENEGHVYKSILKTGENYIITEPGKHEICLECPSHNNCIEKFEMCTPINLNNQVIGVIGLICFDDYQKDKILSNIDTYSVFLEQISDLISAKASETIKNENTTNMANLLKVMTDEIAEGVVILDKNYYISHCNKKANEILDLYDGSSVKMNVEFTGNYLWEDQEFRVLLKGEEYFLVGNMSDIELGERYKYIFIFNESKTIKNKINRLTDNGNDIVFDNILGTSTKIMTIKKKILKIAKSISTVLITGESGSGKEMFARAIHKASNRNDKAFIAVNCGAIPENLLESELFGYVKGAFTGADPKGREGKFQLANGGTIFLDEIGDMPLHMQVKLLRVIQEKEITKLGANDPIKIDIRIIAATNKNLEELITEDKFREDLYYRLSVIPIDLPPLRERIEDIKILTYNFANKYCKLFNKKFIGIDGDIWNHMLTYNWPGNIRELQNTVEFMINMMDSSGIMTKETLPKRIVEKTENNLLNTQYTEILNLKELEKQAIKNALNIYGVTTEGKKLAAIKLGIGIATLYRKIEEYQLNT, encoded by the coding sequence ATGAGTAGTATATTGAAAAAAATACAAAATACTGCAATTCAATGTGCCGATATTTTGTCCCAAGTTTTAGGGGTAGATGTGGAGATTGTAGATGGCAAGCTTGTTAGAATTGCTGGTACGGGTAAGTACAAAGATGCCATAAATTCTAGCCTTGAGAATGAAGGTCATGTCTATAAGAGCATTTTAAAAACTGGAGAAAATTATATAATAACTGAGCCGGGAAAACATGAGATTTGTTTAGAATGTCCCAGTCACAATAATTGTATAGAAAAATTTGAAATGTGCACACCGATAAATTTAAATAATCAGGTAATAGGAGTAATAGGCCTCATTTGTTTTGATGATTATCAAAAAGATAAAATTTTATCAAATATAGATACCTATTCAGTTTTTCTAGAACAAATATCTGATCTTATAAGTGCTAAAGCTTCTGAAACTATAAAAAATGAAAATACTACTAACATGGCTAACTTATTAAAAGTGATGACAGATGAGATAGCTGAAGGAGTAGTAATATTGGACAAAAACTATTATATATCTCATTGTAATAAAAAAGCCAATGAAATATTAGATCTCTATGATGGAAGCAGTGTAAAAATGAATGTAGAATTTACGGGGAATTATTTATGGGAAGATCAGGAATTTAGAGTTTTACTAAAGGGTGAAGAATATTTCTTGGTGGGAAATATGAGTGATATAGAACTAGGAGAAAGATATAAGTACATATTTATATTCAATGAAAGTAAAACTATAAAAAATAAAATAAATAGGTTGACGGATAACGGAAATGACATAGTATTTGACAATATACTTGGAACTTCTACAAAAATAATGACTATTAAAAAGAAAATATTAAAAATAGCAAAATCCATATCTACAGTACTTATTACAGGAGAAAGCGGCTCTGGTAAAGAGATGTTTGCAAGAGCAATTCATAAAGCTAGTAATAGAAATGATAAAGCTTTTATAGCAGTTAATTGCGGTGCAATACCAGAGAATCTTTTAGAGAGTGAGCTCTTTGGCTATGTTAAAGGAGCTTTTACAGGAGCCGATCCAAAGGGAAGAGAAGGTAAATTTCAATTAGCTAATGGTGGTACTATTTTTTTAGATGAAATAGGAGACATGCCTCTCCATATGCAGGTGAAACTTTTGAGAGTAATCCAGGAGAAGGAAATAACCAAACTTGGAGCCAATGATCCTATAAAAATAGATATAAGAATAATAGCAGCTACAAATAAGAATTTAGAAGAACTTATAACAGAAGATAAATTTAGGGAAGATTTATATTATAGATTAAGTGTAATACCTATAGACCTGCCGCCTCTTCGTGAAAGAATAGAGGATATAAAAATATTAACTTATAATTTTGCAAATAAATACTGTAAGTTATTTAATAAAAAGTTTATAGGTATAGATGGAGACATATGGAACCATATGCTTACCTATAACTGGCCGGGAAATATAAGAGAACTTCAAAATACAGTGGAATTTATGATAAATATGATGGATTCAAGTGGAATTATGACAAAAGAAACACTGCCTAAGAGAATAGTTGAAAAAACTGAGAACAATTTATTAAATACTCAGTATACAGAAATACTAAATTTAAAGGAATTAGAAAAACAGGCTATAAAAAATGCACTTAATATCTATGGAGTTACTACAGAAGGTAAAAAATTGGCAGCTATAAAGCTGGGTATAGGAATTGCAACTCTTTATAGAAAGATTGAAGAATATCAATTAAACACTTAA
- a CDS encoding Nramp family divalent metal transporter, with protein sequence MKSLLKFNIFKGEHKPRLTAMDFFKYIGPGLLVTVGFIDPGNWASNVSAGANFGYILLWMVTLSTIMLIILQHNAAHLGIVTGDCLSEAATKNIKPVIKNIILITAVAASISTALAELLGGAIALNMLFKIPIKLGTIIMLLLIVWMLFTNSYKKLERWIIGFVSIIGISFIFELTLVHVDWKSAVTGWVTPSFPENSMPVIMSVLGAVVMPHNLFLHSEIIQSRQWNLKDESVIKKQLKYEFADTLFSMIIGWAINSAMILLAASTFFVNHVEVTELSQAQEMLKPLLGSGASIIFALALLFAGISSTVTAGMAGGSIFAGIYGEPYDISDSHTKVGVFITLILAALVIFFIRDPFRGLVYSQMFLSVQLPITIFTQIYLTSSKKVMGKFVNSIIDKILLWVIGIIVTILNIALLISYF encoded by the coding sequence ATGAAAAGTCTTCTTAAATTTAATATATTCAAAGGAGAACATAAACCCAGGCTTACCGCTATGGATTTTTTTAAGTATATAGGACCGGGATTACTGGTAACTGTGGGATTTATTGATCCCGGTAATTGGGCATCAAATGTATCTGCGGGAGCAAACTTTGGATATATTCTTTTATGGATGGTAACTCTGTCAACTATTATGCTCATAATATTACAACATAATGCAGCTCATCTTGGTATAGTTACAGGAGATTGCCTTTCAGAAGCGGCCACTAAAAATATTAAGCCTGTTATAAAAAACATAATACTTATAACTGCTGTAGCGGCCTCGATATCAACAGCTTTAGCTGAGCTATTGGGAGGTGCAATAGCTCTTAATATGCTGTTTAAAATACCGATTAAGCTGGGTACAATTATAATGCTTCTGTTGATTGTATGGATGTTGTTTACAAATTCTTATAAAAAACTTGAAAGATGGATTATTGGATTTGTTTCAATTATAGGAATATCCTTTATATTCGAATTGACTTTGGTACATGTGGATTGGAAATCAGCAGTTACTGGCTGGGTTACCCCATCTTTCCCTGAAAATTCTATGCCTGTTATAATGAGTGTGCTGGGGGCTGTAGTCATGCCTCATAACTTATTTTTACATTCAGAAATTATACAGAGCAGACAGTGGAATTTAAAGGATGAGAGTGTTATAAAAAAACAGCTTAAATATGAGTTTGCAGATACTTTATTTTCTATGATAATAGGATGGGCAATAAATAGTGCCATGATTCTTTTGGCAGCTTCAACTTTTTTTGTAAATCATGTTGAAGTAACTGAATTAAGTCAAGCTCAAGAAATGCTTAAACCTCTTTTAGGCAGTGGAGCGTCTATAATATTTGCTTTGGCACTTTTATTTGCAGGAATATCTTCTACAGTTACAGCAGGAATGGCGGGGGGGAGTATTTTTGCCGGTATATATGGTGAACCTTATGATATAAGTGATAGTCATACAAAAGTTGGGGTCTTTATTACATTGATTTTAGCAGCTCTTGTGATATTTTTTATAAGAGATCCTTTTAGGGGATTAGTTTATTCTCAAATGTTCTTAAGTGTTCAATTGCCTATAACTATTTTTACTCAAATTTATCTCACTTCATCAAAAAAAGTTATGGGTAAATTTGTAAATTCTATTATAGATAAAATACTTCTTTGGGTAATAGGAATAATTGTTACAATACTAAATATAGCATTACTTATAAGCTATTTTTAA
- a CDS encoding bacteriohemerythrin, translated as MLKWKDDYLLGIEKIDEQHKELFRIAESAYNLLKSEYFVDKYNKIIEIVEELRDYTIFHFQEEEKYMMSIKYKKFFSHKMEHDNFIKKLNEVDLKAIDENQDKYIMELLEFIVNWISEHIFVTDFKIVNKVR; from the coding sequence ATGTTAAAATGGAAAGATGATTATTTGCTTGGGATTGAAAAAATTGATGAACAGCATAAGGAGCTTTTTAGAATAGCAGAGTCAGCTTATAATTTGCTTAAAAGTGAGTATTTTGTGGACAAATATAATAAAATAATAGAGATTGTTGAGGAGCTTAGAGATTATACTATTTTTCACTTCCAGGAAGAAGAAAAATACATGATGAGTATAAAATACAAAAAATTCTTTTCTCATAAAATGGAACATGATAATTTTATCAAGAAATTAAATGAGGTTGATCTAAAAGCTATAGATGAAAATCAAGATAAATATATTATGGAATTATTAGAATTTATAGTGAATTGGATAAGTGAACATATTTTTGTTACTGATTTTAAAATAGTAAATAAGGTTCGTTAA
- a CDS encoding ABC transporter permease has protein sequence MMIRLAKRSDISNKKSMQIRIAAIILALLVVSIFLAILRLNPIMVYGTMIKGAFGSPYNIRQTIIKAIPLLISALGVCIAFKMKFWNIGGEGQIMMGAFGASLIALNFPDMSKPILLILMFISAFIFGGIWAFIPSFFRVNWKTNETITTLMMNYIALKFVTYLQYGPWKDKAALGFPKIPNFSDNATLPEIFGVHIGWIIAIIVTILVFIYLNYTKKGYEISVIGESENTALYSGIDIKRAALGALFLSGAICGIVGFLQTSGVSHTLSVEITGGAGNTAIIVAWLANLNAIAMALVSILFAALITGANYIQTAFGIPQSAALILQSTILFFVLGSEFFIRFKVKFASKEKKAEEVA, from the coding sequence ATGATGATACGGCTTGCTAAAAGATCAGATATAAGCAATAAAAAAAGTATGCAGATAAGAATAGCAGCTATAATTCTTGCTCTATTAGTAGTAAGTATATTTTTAGCAATACTTAGATTAAATCCGATTATGGTTTATGGAACTATGATAAAAGGAGCTTTTGGTTCACCTTATAATATAAGACAAACTATAATAAAAGCTATTCCACTACTTATATCAGCTCTTGGAGTATGTATAGCTTTTAAAATGAAATTCTGGAATATTGGAGGAGAAGGTCAGATAATGATGGGGGCTTTTGGAGCTTCTCTAATAGCATTAAACTTTCCAGATATGTCAAAGCCAATATTACTTATATTAATGTTTATATCAGCATTTATATTTGGTGGTATATGGGCGTTTATACCCTCCTTCTTTAGAGTAAACTGGAAGACTAATGAGACTATTACTACTCTTATGATGAATTATATTGCTCTGAAGTTTGTAACTTATCTTCAGTATGGGCCTTGGAAAGATAAAGCAGCTCTCGGATTCCCTAAAATACCAAATTTTTCAGATAATGCTACTCTTCCAGAAATATTTGGGGTACATATAGGATGGATTATAGCCATTATTGTAACCATATTAGTTTTCATTTACTTGAACTATACAAAAAAAGGATATGAAATTTCAGTAATAGGTGAAAGTGAGAATACAGCTTTGTATTCAGGAATAGATATAAAAAGAGCAGCTCTTGGAGCTTTATTTTTAAGTGGTGCTATTTGTGGTATAGTGGGTTTTTTGCAGACTTCTGGAGTAAGTCATACTTTATCTGTAGAAATAACAGGTGGTGCTGGTAATACAGCTATAATAGTAGCATGGCTTGCTAATCTTAACGCTATAGCAATGGCCTTAGTTTCCATATTATTTGCAGCACTTATAACGGGAGCGAATTATATACAGACAGCCTTTGGAATACCTCAGTCTGCTGCTCTTATACTGCAGTCAACTATTCTTTTCTTTGTACTGGGAAGTGAATTCTTTATAAGATTTAAAGTTAAATTTGCATCAAAAGAAAAAAAGGCTGAGGAGGTAGCATAA